A stretch of Arthrobacter sunyaminii DNA encodes these proteins:
- a CDS encoding glutamate-5-semialdehyde dehydrogenase, which translates to MSTVNAHSDTVEDVTAESEQAGSGTPEQSGFRTAAEDVEAGVHAAADRARIAARRLARANRAWKDLGLQEISRNIVAKRDLVLAANAKDVAAGKEKGTSEALLDRLTLTPERIDGLAAALQMLAGLPDPVGSVARGQTLPNGLRLRQVHVPMGVVAAIYEARPNVTVDIAGLALKSGNAVLLRGGSAAENTNAVLVDIIRDSLDAVGLPADAVQSVDAYGRAGANVLMKARGKVDVLIPRGGRDLIQTVVANAAVPVIETGEGNVHIYLDHSAPVEMAVDILLNAKTQRPSVCNTVETLLVHRDAAAAGDVLAALAAAGVRLHADERVRAMLPTGVDAQPAVDDDWGREYMDLDLAVAMVDDMDEALAHIRRWTTGHTEAIITNDLANAERFIAEIDSAAVIVNASTRFTDGGELGLGAEVGISTQKMHARGPMGLRELTTTKWIVQGDGQIRI; encoded by the coding sequence ATGAGCACCGTGAATGCACATTCCGACACCGTCGAAGATGTAACAGCCGAAAGCGAACAGGCCGGATCCGGAACACCGGAGCAATCCGGTTTCCGAACTGCAGCCGAAGACGTCGAGGCAGGCGTCCATGCAGCGGCCGACCGGGCCCGAATTGCGGCCCGGCGCCTGGCCCGGGCGAACCGTGCCTGGAAGGACCTTGGCCTGCAGGAGATCAGCAGGAACATTGTTGCCAAACGGGACCTGGTGCTGGCTGCCAACGCGAAAGACGTTGCCGCCGGGAAGGAAAAGGGAACCTCCGAGGCACTCCTGGACCGGCTGACCCTGACGCCGGAACGGATTGACGGCCTGGCGGCCGCCCTGCAGATGCTGGCCGGCCTGCCGGACCCGGTGGGCTCGGTGGCGCGCGGGCAGACCCTGCCCAACGGGCTGCGGCTGCGCCAAGTGCACGTTCCCATGGGGGTGGTGGCAGCCATCTACGAAGCCCGCCCCAACGTGACCGTGGATATTGCCGGGCTGGCACTGAAGAGCGGCAACGCCGTCCTGCTCCGCGGCGGCAGCGCGGCGGAAAACACCAACGCCGTGCTCGTGGATATTATCCGCGACTCCCTGGACGCCGTCGGGCTCCCGGCGGACGCCGTGCAGAGCGTCGACGCGTACGGGCGGGCCGGCGCCAATGTCCTGATGAAGGCGCGCGGAAAAGTTGATGTGCTGATTCCGCGCGGGGGACGCGACCTCATCCAGACCGTGGTCGCCAACGCAGCCGTGCCGGTGATCGAAACAGGGGAGGGCAACGTCCACATCTATTTGGACCACAGCGCCCCGGTGGAGATGGCCGTGGACATCCTGCTCAATGCCAAGACCCAGCGGCCCAGCGTCTGCAACACGGTGGAAACCCTCCTCGTGCACCGCGATGCGGCTGCCGCCGGGGACGTCCTGGCGGCACTGGCTGCGGCTGGCGTACGGCTCCATGCCGATGAAAGGGTTCGGGCGATGCTGCCGACCGGTGTCGATGCACAGCCGGCTGTCGATGACGACTGGGGCCGTGAGTACATGGACCTGGACCTCGCAGTGGCCATGGTTGATGACATGGATGAAGCGCTGGCGCACATCCGCCGCTGGACCACCGGCCACACGGAGGCGATTATCACCAATGACCTTGCCAACGCCGAACGCTTCATCGCGGAGATCGACTCCGCGGCGGTGATCGTCAATGCCTCCACCCGCTTCACCGACGGCGGGGAACTTGGGCTGGGCGCCGAAGTGGGCATCTCCACGCAGAAGATGCACGCCCGCGGTCCGATGGGGCTGCGGGAACTGACCACCACCAAATGGATCGTCCAGGGCGACGGCCAAATCCGGATCTGA